CTAATCACTTGACCCATTACAACTTGTCACACCCCCGTGGCGCGGCGATCCGGGTAGACTGCAGCCGCGGTCATCGCGGTCTACGGTCCCCTGCCTGGGCCATCGGCGCGGGGCGTAACGGAGCGGCGAGGCAGCCCCCGACCGGCACACGCTCCGCACCTGTTCTGCACTTTGTCCGCACTTTGCTATGTCAATTACGCAGCTCCGGACGGATCCTGGCGTACACTGCCCGGGTAATGGCCCGCCGCCTGCACGGCGGCCAGGCGGCCGGGCGCCGGGCACAACAGCTGCGCCGCCCCACCGGCTGACCCGCTTCCAGGCCTTGAACTCCCCGCCGCGCCTGCGTTAGGATTGTTTGTGAAATCACGAACGAAGACGGACGTGGCCATGTCGACGCTGGATCGCCCTCGCGCCGACCTTCGGGTCCCAATCGATACCATCCTCCTGCCCCGCGCCATCGTGCAGCGCGGGCGGTTGCAGAGCCGCCGCGAGGCACTGCTGGCTCTCGATCCGCTGGTTCGGCGCCAGCTCCGGCAGCTGAGCGCGCCCGCGCTGGCCCAGACCGTCGAGCTGACGGTGTACGACGCCGTCTACGCGGCCACGCCGCAGGTCGGCGGGCACTGGACCGCGACGACGTCCTGGTTTGGACTGTTTAGCCACGCGTTCGGCTCGTATTCGGTGGCACTCGTCTTCGACGACGCTGACCGGCCCCGACATTTTGCCGTAACGGGCGCCGCATCGGTCGAGAGCGACGGCGTCTCCGAGGCGGCGCTTGGCCGCGCGCTGGCGCAGGCCGGCTCGGCGGGACCGCTGCGCACCAGCAGCGCCCACGTCTTTCAACTCACGGGCCTGTAGCATGGCGGCCGCCGGCAGCGGCCACCCCCGCCCATGGCTGCGCCGCCGAACCGCGGCCTCGCGCTCGCATAGCGGATCAGACGACCAGCTCTGCCAACGACTCGGCGGCGCGGTCGACCTTGCCGGCCTGGGGCTCGTGGTTCCAGCAGGCTTCACCGCCACGCCGGTCGCAGCCGGCCTCACGGCGCCGTGCGCCCTCGCCGCGGCCGCGGACGGCACCCTGTATCTGGCCGAGGGCGGCCATCCACGCCGCACCGCGCCCCGGCTGCTTGTGCTCGATCCGGCGACGGGCGTCGCCAGCGTAGTAAGCCGCTTTCCCGAGGCGCCCGCTCCTGCGGCAATCCGCCTCGCGCTGGCCGGCGGCGCCGTGCTGCTCGCGGCCGGCGGGCGGTGCTGGCGCGTACCTCTCGACGGCCGCGACCGGGAGCGAGTGGATGCGGCCGTCTTGGGTTCGGGAGCGGCGACCGTCGCAGGGTGGACGTTCTTCCCTGGCGCTGTTCTACAGGGGGGGGCGCTGTATCTTTGCGACCCAGGCGCGGTTGCGGAAGATGGTTTGGCGTCGCCGGGAGCGGGTGTGCTCTGGCGTGTGACGCCGGCGGGCTGGCGCGAGGAGGCGGGCAGCGCGCCGGCAAAGGGCCGGCAGGCGCCGCGCCAGGGTCGGCGTCCCGCGCAGCCGTCAGGGCCTGCGCTCGCGATCGGCGCCGCCGCCGTGCTTGCCGTCGGCGTCGCGGTTGCTTGGTGCTACCGCGAGCGCCGCGCCCGCCCCGCGTAGCCGGTGTTATTTGACCGAGATCAGCTCGACATCAAAGGTGAGTCGGGCGCAAGGCGGGATCGTCGGTGGACGGCCGGCGGCGCCGTAGGCGAGTTGGTACGGAATAATCAGACGGCGCTTGCCGCCGACCTTCATCGTCGCCAGCCCCTCGTCCCAGCCCTTGATCACCTGGCCCTGGCCCAGCGTGAAGGAGAAGGGCTGGCGCCCCGGGTTCAGCGAGCTGTCGAACTTCGTGCCGTCGTCCAGATACCCCGTGTAGTTCACGGTGACGCTCTGGCCATTCTTGGGCTGCTCGCCCGTACCGGCTTGAATCTCCTGGTACTGCAGGCCGGATGGCGTGGACTGCAGCGCGCCGGTGCCGGCTGGAACGGAGGGCACGCCCTGCGGCTCTGCCGACGGCGTAGGACAGGTCGCCGGCCGGGTGGCCGCGGCGGCGGCGCTCGGGCGCGGCGTGGCGCCCGGGCGCGGCGTACCCAGGCGTGTGGTCGGCACCGGCGTGCCCGGTCCACGCGCCGCGACGGTGGCGGCCTGCACCGGCGTGCCAATGCTGCTGACGCTGTTGTTGGACTTGCTGCCGCAGGCGACGCTCGCGCTCAGCAGCGCGGCCAGAAGCAGGACTGCGCCCCTCATTCCCCCTCGATCCCCGCGCGCCCTGCGCCGCGGTGACGCGGCTCTGGCCGCGGCCTCGCGGCGATCATACGAAGGCATCCGCACACGGGCAATCGCTGACGGGCGACCGGTGTCGTACGCGAAGAGCCGTGAGATCGCCCCGCTTTCGACACGAGGCGGGAGAGCGCCGGAATAGTGGGGGAGTCAGCACCGAACCTCTAGCGGCACCACGCGCCTGGGTCCCGCCACCTGAGCGCGACACGCTGAAGTCCGCCTTCACCCCGGGGCCACCCGACCCGCTGCTCTATCACCCGTGAGGAACCGCCACAGGCGGTTAACGGCGATCCCCGGTCCCTGCCAGCTCGGCGACGCCCGGCACGCCGGCGAGTCCCTGTGCCGCCACGACGGCCCGCGCGATCGCCCGCGAGGTCGCGTGCGCGGCCAGCGAGCCGATGGCAATGAGATCGGGCGGCCTGCGCCGGCGCGTTGCGGTGGGAACCGCCAGCGCGAACACGGTGTCGCCGTCGGCCGGCGTGTGCGAGGGATCGATCGCCCGCGCCAGGCCGGCATGTCCCATCTCCGCCACGCGCTGCAGTTGCGAACGGGTCAGCGCGGCGGTGGTGGCGATGACGACCAGCGTGGTGTTGGTGAAGCCGCCGGCCGAGAGCGCGCCGCGGCTGCGCAGCAGCTCGATCGCGGTGGGACGGCGCCCGGTCTCGTCGGCCCGCGGCCAGGCCAGCCGTTTGCCGGTTTCGACGTCGATGATGTCGCCCAAGGCGTTGGCGGCGATCAGTGCCGCCACGCGCGTACCGTCGTGCAGCCGTTCGCAGGCGGAGGCGAGGCCGCCCTTCAGCGCCCGCTCAACACCAGCTGCTTTGGCCACGGTGGCGCCGGAGCCGGCGCCGATGCTGCCCGCCGAGCAGTCGCCTTCGTGCGCGGCGGCGCAGGCGGCGTAGCCGGCGGCCTCGTCCGGCCGGATCGCCGCGTCGCCGAGGCCGAGGTCGAAGAGCACCGCGGCGGGCACGATCGGCACCCGGCCGGCGCGCGTCTCGAAGCCGACGCCACGCTCTTCAAGAAAGCGCACAACACCCGTGGCCGCTGCCAGGCCGAAGACGCTGCCACCGGTCAGCAGCACGGCGTGCACCCGCGCGACCGCGTTGCCCGGCCGCAACGCGTCGGTCTCGCGCGTGCCGGGGGCGCCGCCGCGCTGACTGACGGCCGCAACCGCGCCTTCGTCCGGCGCAAGCACGACGGTACAGCCGGTGGGACCATCGAGGTTCGTCCAGTGGCCCACGCGCAGGCCAGGAATGCCGCCGATGCCGTCGAGCAACCGCGACGCGTGGGATCGTTCTGCCGTGCCAGACGCGGCCATCTCACCCTCGCCCGCGGAAATCGATTCCCGCCCCGCGAGTGTACGGCACCGACGCCGCGCGCGACCATTGACGACGCAAGACACTCAGCCGCGGCGCCAGGCGTCGTGCGGGGCGCCGTCGGGGTGCAGCGAGACGTAGGCGAAGATCAGGTTGCGGACGAGGCGCGTCATCACCTCGATGCCGTCCACCACGTTGCCCAGGGTCTGCTCGTCCGTGCTGAGCACGTTGACCTCCAGCCGTCGCCCGCCGGCGCCGAGCGCGAGCGCCGCCACCTGGTCCGGCTCGATGCCGCGCCCCTCCAGCCACTCGGTCTGCGCGACCACCGGCATGGGCGCGGCGAGCCGCTCTGCCGCGCCCACAAGCGCCCGCTCGCCCACCTCTTCGAACGCCACGAGCCGTTCCAGATCCGCGAGCGCATCGATCAGCGCCGCCTGGAGTTGCCGGCGCTCGCGAGCGTCGATCCCGAGCTGCAGCCCGGCGATCTGCTCGGCGTGCGGCAGGCCGGCCGCGTCCAGCATCTCCCGTGGCCCCTCGACGCTGAGCCGCGCGAAGAAGTCGAGCACGCGGGCGCGATCGAGTTGGAACGCCAGCACACCGCGCATGATCGGCCGGCGCTCGCGCTCGATCAGCGCGTGGTATACGGCCAGCAAGTCGGCGGCAGAGGCGACGAACTGCTCGTAGATGCTGATCGCCAGCAGCTTGCGGTCGGCCGTATCGCTCAGCACCAGCGCCTTGAGTGTGGCCTCGGCCAGGATGATGTGCTTGCGGGCGCCGAGGCGGCCAAAGTTGTCGAGGAAATCGGCGTCCAGGCCGCGCAGCCGGCGGTCGAAACAGTCGAGGCAGATGCGCCCGTGCTCCTGCCGCGCCGTGTCGAGTATGGCCCCGCACTCGGCGCAGGTGAGCGCTGGCCGCGTCTGAGCGTCGCTCATGCGTCTTCCGATGCCGGCGCCGGCTGGCAGACCGGGCAGAAGTGACTGCCACGTGGCACTGCACGGTGTGTGAGCAGGTGTTGGCCGGGCGCCGGCTGGCAGACCGGGCAGAAGTGACTGCCACGGCCACCGATCACGGTGCGTTCAACCGGCGTGCCGCACCGGCCGCAAGGCTCGCCGGTGCGCTGATAGACGAGCAAGTGCTCGCGGTTGCGGCCCTCCTGGCCGTAGGCGTTGACGAAATCGCGCAGCGTCGTGCCGAAGTTGCTCAAACCCTTCTCCAGCACGCCGCGCACCGCGCGGTGCAGCCTCTCTATCTCGTGCGCGGTCAGCGAGGCCGCGGGCCGCGCCGGGTGAATCCCGGCCATGAACAGCGCCTCGTCGGCGTAGATGTTGCCGAGGCCGGCCAACCGGCGCTGGTCGAGCAGCACGGCTTTCACGGGCGCCGCGCGTCCAGCCAGCGCCGCGGCCAACGCCGCCGGCGTGAAACCGTCGGCAAGCGGCTCGGGCCCGAGCTTCACCTCAAGGGCGCTCAGATCCTCGAGCAACTGCCAGGTGCCGAAGCGGCGCACATCGCGCCAGCGCAGCTCGTTGCCATCATCAAGCACGATCGCAGCGCGGAAGAAGCTCCCCTCCGGAGCATCTTTCGGCTCGACCACGATGCGGCCGGTCATGCGCAGGTGCGCGATCAGGCTGCGGCCGTCGTCAAGCGGCAGTATCAAGTACTTGCCGCGCCGGTGAGCGGCGAGGATGCGCCGCCCGACGAGCGCGTCCCGAAACGCGGCCGGCGGCGCTCCCGACAGCAGGCGGTGCCCCTCGGGCGTGAAGCGCACGTCACGGATCGTGCGGCCGGCCACGGCGGGCTCCAGGCCACGGCGCACGATCTCGACTTCGGGAAGCTCGGGCATGGTCCGCCGGCCGCGCGGCTACTCCATCTCGCCCCAGTTGACGCCGCTCTTCATCTCGACCTTCAGCGGCACGGACAGTTCCATGGCGCCGCACATCTGGCGGTTGAGCAGCTCGCGCATCGCCTCCAGCTCGTCGGGCGGGCCTTCGCAGATCAGCTCGTCGTGCACCTGGAGGATCATGCGCGAGATGAGCTTGCTCTGGCGCAGTTCGGCGTGGATGCGGTTCATAGCGATCTTGATGATGTCGGCGTTGCTGCCCTGGATCGGGTGGTTGATCGCCTGCCGCTCGGCCTGCTGGCGCAGGTTGAAGTTGCTGGAGTTGATGTCGCGCAGGTAGCGCCTGCGGCCGAGCAGCGTCTCCGCGTAGCCGCTCTGGCGTGTGTGCGCGATCGTGTCGTCCACGTAGCGCTTGATGCCGGGGTAGCGGTCGAAGTAGTTGCCGATGAAGTCGCGCGCCTCGGCCATGCTCATCTCCGTGCGGTTTGAGAGGCCCATCGCCGAGAGGCCGTAGATCACGGCGAAGTTCACCGTCTTCGCCAAGTTGCGCTGGTCGGGCGCAACCGCGTCGATCGGCACGCCGAACAGGTCGGAGGCCGTGGCGCGGTGGATGTCCTGGTCGTTGCGGAAGGCCTCCAGTAGCCGCGGCTCCTGCGTCACGTGGGCGAGGATGCGCAGCTCGATCTGCGAATAGTCCGCGGCGAGGAAGCACATCGGCCGTTCGCCGGCCGGGTCGCGCGCGACGAAGGCGCGGCGCACGCGGCGGCCCAGCTCCGTGCGCACGGGGATGTTTTGCAGGTTTGGGTCGATCGAGGAGAGCCGGCCCGTGGCGGCGGTGGTCTGGCTGTAGTTGGTGTGGATGCGGCCGGTGCGCGGGTTGATCATGCTCGGCAGCGCGTCGATGTAGGTCGACTTCAGCTTGGCGACCTGGCGGTACTCGAGGATCTGCTCGATCAGCGGGTGCGCGCCGCGCAGCCCTTCCAGCGCCTGGGCGTCGGTGGTGTAGCCCTGCGTGGTCTTACGCGTCTTGGGCAGGCCGAGCTCGTCGAACAGCACCTGGCTCAACTGTTTGGGCGAGCCGAGGTTGAACTGGTGCCCCACGCTATCGTAGATTGCCCCCTCAATGCGCCGCAGGTCCCCCGTGAGCACGCGCGACATCTCGCGCAACGTCTCCACGTCGACGGCGACGCCGCGCCGTTCCATCTCCATCAGCGTGCCGATCAGCGGCAGCTCGATCGTGCGGTAGAGGTCCAACAGCCCGCGCTCTTCCACGGCCGACTCGATCGGCGCGCGCAGGCGGCCGGTGAAGTCGGCGTCGGCCGCGGCGTACGGCGCGGCCGCGGCGATCGAGACCTGCGCCATACTGATCTGCTTGCTGCCCGTGCCGATCAGCTCGGAGATCGGCGTCATTCGGGCGCCGCAAACCTCCAGCGCCAGGCTCTTGAGGCCGATGTCCCGGTCGCCCAGCAGGTAGGCCGCGAGCATGGTGTCCGCATCGACACCATCGAGCACCAGCCCGGCGCCCGCGAGCACTTCGAGATCGTACTTGGCGTTGTGCGCGGTCTTCTGGATCGCCGGGTCGCTGAACAAGGGCCGCAGCCGCTCGATCACCATATCCGCGGGCAGTTGCTCCGGGCTTTCCAGGTCCGGCAGGTGGCCGACGGGAATGTAGCACGATGCGCCGGGCGCCCAGGAAAGCGAGATACCAACCAGGCTGGCGGCGATCGCGTTGGTGCTCGTGGTCTCGGTGTCGAAGGCAAAGCTGCCGGCGGCGCGGCAGGCGGCGATCACCTCGTCCAGCGCTTCAAGCGACGTGACTGTGCGGTACTCGGCGACAACGGCGCCCGCATCCGGTGCGGCGACGGGCCGGATCGAGGGCAACGCCGAGGCGGGCAGGCGGTTGAGCAGCGTCTTGAACTCAAGCGCCATGAACAGGTCTTCGACCTTGTCGCGGTCGTAGTCGAGGACCTGCGTGGTTTCAGTGGAGAACTGCACCGGCGCGTCGGTGACGATCGTCGCCATCTCGCGACAGTGCAGCGCCTGTTCGCGGTTCGCGCGCAACAGCTCCTGCAGCCGCGCCGGCGCAACCTCGTCCAGCCGCTCGAAGATGCCGGGCACGCTGCCGTAGGTCTGAATCAGCTTGACCGCGGTCTTCTCGCCGATCCCCTTCACGCCCGCGAGGTTGTCCGAAGTGTCGCCCTTCAGCCCCTTCAGGTCGGGAATCTGCGAGGGGCGCACGCCGTAGCGCTCGATCACCTTCTCTTCGTCGTAGAGCAGCGTGTCGTGCTGGTAGAGGCGGTACATGAAGACGCGCACCAGGTCGTCGCGCACGAGCTGGAGGATGTCGCTGTCGAGCGTGACGATGTACGTCTCGATGCCAAGCTTTTCCGCCTGCAGCGCCACCGTGCCGAGCACGTCGTCGGCCTCGAAGCCCTCAGCCTCGTAGATGGGGATGTTGAAGGCGCCGATCAGCTCGCGCACGCGGGTGAACTGGTGGTGCAGATCCTCGGGCATCGGCGGGCGATGCGCCTTGTAGGTATCCGCCTTGAGGTGGCGAAACGTGGGCGCGGGAAAGTCCATCGCCACGGCGATGTGCGTCGGGCGCAGGTTGTTCATCACGCTGAGCAGCGTGTTGGCGAAGCCATAGACGGCGGTAGTCACCTCGCCCGTCGTGGAGACGGAGAGCGGGTGGTCCTTCTGCGCCCAGTAGGCGCGGAAGACGATGGCGAAGCCGTCGAGGATGACGAGGCGTGGGGGCGGCGCGTTTCCGTTCACCGCAACAGTGTAACACCGCGCCACCCGGCTTTGGAGCATCTGTTCGGAGGCGGGCGTATTCCTTGGCTTCGCGCGAAGACCATTCCTTCCCGGCGGGTAGGGTGCGGCAGGGACAGCCGCGCCTGAGCCAGGCAGGCGTAGGTGGCACGCGGGCCTCAGCCCGAGCCGGAGGGCCGCGAGGTGTACTCCACCAGGATCTTGAGCAGGTCCGGCGTCTCCGGCAGGAAGTCGAAGCGGCCAAGCATCACGTTGAGGTCCGCCAGCGTGACGTACTCGCCCTGCTCGATCTCCTCGGGAAAAAGGTCGAGATCCTGCGAGGCGACGACACGGTAGACGGTGACGTTCTCGCGCTCGTCGGCGGTGCGCTTCTTGAACGAGCCGATCTGCACCGGCCGGTCCAGCAGCCCCGTCTCCTCCTGCACTTCGCGGATCGCGGCCGCATCGTAGCTCTCGCCCGCGCGCACATGGCCGCCGAAGCCGATGCTCCAGTAGCCGGGATAGATCTCCTTGGCCTGCGAGCGCTTATTGACGAAGACGTTGCCCTCGCGGTCGAAGACGAAGAACATCACGGCGCGGTGCAGGTGGTACTCTGCAAGCACGGTCCGCCTGGGAGCCGAGCGCAGCACGCGGTCGTCTTCATCCACGATGTCGAGCATCTCGTCAGCCATCGCCCGCCTCCGCGCCCGCGCCGGCGTGCCCGCCGCGCGCTTGGTCGATCGTACATCGGCCACGGCAGCGCGCCAACGCACTTGGTGCGGGCAGCCGGAGCGGCCCGGCGGCCTGCTGCCAGCCGGGTCCGGCCACCGCCTGGGGCACGTGCTGACCGCGGCGCTGGTGTTGCTCGTACTGTTCGTGGGGCGCTACTGGTACGCCGCGGCGCCGCAGCGGCCGGTGCAGTTCGGGGTGAGCTTCAGTTGCCGCCAGGTGCGGTATCTCGGCGGCGACTGCGCTACGGCCTTCGCGGAGCTGCTGGATGGCCTCGGCGTGCGCCACGTGCGGCTGTCGCTCTACTGGGACCAGGTCGAGCCGCAGCCCGGGCGCTTCGACTTCAGCGAAACCGACGAGCTGGTGCAGCAGGCGCGGCAGCGCGGCGCCGATGTGCTGCTCACCGTCGGCATCAAGGCCCAGCGCTATCCGGAAGTGTACCTGCCCGGGTGGCTGCGGACCGGCGCGATCCTGCCGGAAGGCGCGGTGATCGACGAGGCGCCGTGGGTGCGCGCGGCCACGCTCGCGTACGTCGCCGCGGCCGTGCGGCACTACGCCGGCGAGCCGGCGGTTTCCGGCTGGCAGGTCGAAAACGAACCCTTCATCAAGAACTTTGAGAAGATCCACGGCTGGACAATTTCAGAGCAGATGACCGCCGCTGAGGCTGCCGAGGTTCGATCCGCTGACCCGCTGCACCGCCCGATCGTGGTCACCCACTCGAGCTGGACGGTCTACGACCGGCGCTGGAAGGACGCGTTGGCGCTGGGCGACGTGCTGGGCCAGAACGTGTTCACCAAGAAAGCCTGGATCCGCGATTGGTGGTACTTCTTCCCCTACGAGATGGGGCCGTTTGCGCCGAACCTGCCCGGACAGGCGGCCGCCGCGCGGCGCGCCGGCAAGCAGTTCTGGATCACCGAGCTGCAGGGCGAGCCGGAAGAGCGCAAGTCGCTGCTGCAGCTCAATCCCGCGACGGCGCAGAGCATCTCGCCTCGGCTGCTGCTGGACAACGCGGCGCTGGCCCGCCGCAGCGGCGCCAGCCGTGCCTATCTCTGGGGCGCGGAGTGGTGGTACTTCCGGCATGCCAGGGGCGACGACGCGCTCTGGAACACGGCGCGCGGCCTGCTGGCCCAGAGCTGAGCGGCCTGCATTCGGCGAAAGCAGCGGGAGCCGGGCTTCACTCGACCGCCATTTCCGGCGCCGCCGCGGGGTCGCAGACACCGATGTAGGGCAGGCCACGGTAGCGTTCGGCGTAGTCGAGGCCGTAGCCGACGACGAAGCGGTCCTCGATCTCGAAGCCGACGTAGCGGGCGGGCACGTCTACGCGGCGGCGCGAAGGCTTGCTTAGCAGCGTGCAGACCTCCAGCGAGGCCGGCGCCCGCACCAGCAGGTGCTCGATCACCTCGTGAATCGTCAGGCCGCTGTCGATGATGTCCTCGACCAGCAGCACGTCTTTGCCGCGCACATCAGATTTCAAATCGGCGACGATGCGCACCGAGCCGCTGCTCTCGGTGCGCTCGCCGTAGCTGCTGACCACCATGAAGTCGATGCGCACGTTACTGCGCATCGCCCGCAGCAGGTCGGCGACGAAAACCAGCGCGCCCTTCATGATGAAGACGACCAGCGGGTCGCGGCCCGCGTAGTCGCCGTCGATCTCCGCCGCGATCTCGGCAACGCGTCGCTGAATCTGTTCGGCGCTCAGCAGGATCTGCTGGATGGGCTTGTCTCGCATCGGAGCCTCAAGCGGGCCGCCGGCGCTTATGGCGGCCGCTCAAGTCTACGAGATCGGCAGCGGCCACTTCAGCCACCAGAACGACGTGCTCACTTCGATCTCCGTCACCCACTTCACCCACTCGTAGCCGCGCCGGCCCGGCAGGATCAGCCGCAGCGGCGCGCCGTGCCCGTGCGAAAGCGGCTCCCCTTCGACGTGCGTCGCCAGCAGGGCGCGGCGCGCTGTGGCCAGATCAAAGCGGCGCCAGTAGCCCGTTGCGGAGCGGACGACCACGCTGCGGGCGCCCGTCCGCACGCCGGCTTCCGCCAGCAGGTCCGCCACGGCCACGCCCTGCCACTCTCGCGCAACGTACCAGCCGCCGGTGCAGTCCAGCGTGGCCGTGCGGCTGGCGGAGGTCTGCACCTGCGCGAGTGATCGTTGCAGGGGTTGCGCCACGTGGCCGTGCAGGGAGAGCCGCCAGCGCGCCAGGTCGAGCGGGTCGGGATCGTCGGTGAGCCAGTTGCTGACCGGGAAGTCCTGGACGCCTTCTGCCGCGACGGCGCGCGAACCGGTGAAGCGGCGGCGCGCCCCGCTCCAGCCGGCGGCGGAAGTGACCGCCTCACTCGCGCGCCAGAGCGTGGCGCCGCCGGCCAACAGCAAACCAGAGCGCAAAAACGCCCTGCGTCCGGCGACATCGCGGCGCCGCAGCCCCGGCCAGCGCCCGGGCAGATGTGCCAGCAGGAAGAGCAGCAAGGCGCCGCCCAGCGCTGTGTGCACCGTCATGCCGCTGTAGGCGCCGAACGCCGGCAGGCCAACCGTGCTCCAGCCGATGCCGGAGATCACCGTCGCGGCGGTGATGCTGAGCAAAGCGACTGAGGGGATCAGCCAAAGACCGGCGCCGTGCCTGCGCAGCGAACGCACGATCACGCGTCGCTTCCAGTAGAAGAGCAGTGCCAGGGCGAAGCCGGCGATCGCGTGCAGCCAGAGCACCGGCCGCCAGCCGGGCGATCCGGCGAGCAGCGCGCCGATGCCCGTAAGCGCCGCGAGCAGACTGAGCCAAAGCAAGAATTGGTTTGTCGCTCTGCTGCTCATCGCCGCATTCCCTGACCTAGAGCGCACGCCGTGCCCATCCTAGCATCACCTCGAGGCCGGGCCGCGTGGCCCGGGTCACGCTGCGCTGTGGCCCGCGGCCGGCCGAGGGCGCCAGCGCTTTGACAGCCTTCCGCCGCGGCTCATACGATCGTTGCCGGCGCCCGGCGGGATCGGGCGCGGCCAGCCACCCGGGAGTACCTTTGCCATGGCCGACGTTCAGCCCTTCCGCGGACTCCGCTACGACCGCGAGCGAGTGGGGTCGCTCGACCGTGTGATCGCCCCGCCGTACGATGTGATCTCTCCGGCGCAACAGCAGGCGCTCTACGATCTCAGCCCCTACAACGTAGTCCGCCTCGAGTACGGGCGAGAGCAGGGCGCGGAACGCTACCTGGCCGCCGGCCGGCTGCTGCATGAGTGGCGCGCCGGCGGGGTGCTGCGCCGAGAGGCCGAGCCCGCGTACTACCTGTACGAGCAGACCTTTGCTCATGCCGGCACGACCTTCCGCCGGCGCTCCCTCTTCGGACGCTGCCGCCTGGAGCCGTTCGACAGCGGCATCGTGCGGCCGCACGAGTACACGATGAGCGGCCCCAAGGAAGACCGCCTGCAACTCATGCAGGCGACGATGACGAACGTCAGTCCGATCTTCTCGCTCTACGAGCCCGGCGCGAACGACCCGATCGCCGCGCTGCTGTTCGACGAAGGCACGGGCGATGCCGTGCGCGGTGTCGACCTTGCCGGTGAGCAGCATACGCTTGTGCCGCTGCACGATCCGGCGCTGCTGCGCGAGATTGCGGTGTTCCTCGCCGCGCGCACGCTCTACATCGCCGACGGTCATCACCGCTACGAAACCGCGCTGCGCTTCCGCGACGAACGCCGGGCCGCGGCGGCGCACTGGACCGGCGAAGAGCCGGAGAACTTCATGCTGATGGCCGTGACCAGCGCGGCCAATCCGGGGCTGCTGATCCTGCCGATCCACCGCATCGTCAGGCCGAAGGCCGTTCCCGGC
This window of the Dehalococcoidia bacterium genome carries:
- a CDS encoding molybdopterin-dependent oxidoreductase produces the protein MSSRATNQFLLWLSLLAALTGIGALLAGSPGWRPVLWLHAIAGFALALLFYWKRRVIVRSLRRHGAGLWLIPSVALLSITAATVISGIGWSTVGLPAFGAYSGMTVHTALGGALLLFLLAHLPGRWPGLRRRDVAGRRAFLRSGLLLAGGATLWRASEAVTSAAGWSGARRRFTGSRAVAAEGVQDFPVSNWLTDDPDPLDLARWRLSLHGHVAQPLQRSLAQVQTSASRTATLDCTGGWYVAREWQGVAVADLLAEAGVRTGARSVVVRSATGYWRRFDLATARRALLATHVEGEPLSHGHGAPLRLILPGRRGYEWVKWVTEIEVSTSFWWLKWPLPIS
- a CDS encoding DUF1015 domain-containing protein, with translation MADVQPFRGLRYDRERVGSLDRVIAPPYDVISPAQQQALYDLSPYNVVRLEYGREQGAERYLAAGRLLHEWRAGGVLRREAEPAYYLYEQTFAHAGTTFRRRSLFGRCRLEPFDSGIVRPHEYTMSGPKEDRLQLMQATMTNVSPIFSLYEPGANDPIAALLFDEGTGDAVRGVDLAGEQHTLVPLHDPALLREIAVFLAARTLYIADGHHRYETALRFRDERRAAAAHWTGEEPENFMLMAVTSAANPGLLILPIHRIVRPKAVPGDLGDRLAATFTVEALPGDAASKATIDAALGRLAASGTGAFVAVGLMPGRLALLTLRERAAVEARMPAEHPAAWKALDVNVLQYGILDAALGIGLAEVTAGGMVEFTEDAEEAVAAVRSGHAPLAFLVNAVRPEQMFAVADTGDRIPQKSTYFYPKLGTGLVLNPLE